Proteins encoded by one window of Sulfurimonas hongkongensis:
- a CDS encoding manganese-dependent inorganic pyrophosphatase yields MSTYIFGHTNPDSDSIVGAISLAYLKNKLGEDCVATRQGEISPETEFILNKFGADVPELKTSYAGESVYLVDFSDLAQAPADIMEATILGIYDHHKLGDITTSTPLECWIRPIGSSNTVIKEAYDYHGIDIPKDIAGMMMCAILSDTVIFKSPTCTKLDTKVVKELAKIADIEDYKALGMEMFIVKSAVEGASARELNTRDYKEFVMGSDKLGVGQLEVVDLSVFDGIKNDLFEDMKKLKEQNNLHSVIILLTDIMREGSQMLVISDDDSKIERAFKCKLENSQAWLDGVLSRKKQVIPFLQAQF; encoded by the coding sequence ATGTCAACATATATTTTTGGGCACACTAATCCAGACTCTGATTCTATAGTAGGAGCAATTTCTCTAGCTTATCTTAAAAACAAACTTGGTGAAGATTGTGTAGCTACTCGTCAAGGTGAAATTTCTCCTGAAACTGAGTTTATACTAAACAAGTTTGGCGCTGATGTACCAGAACTAAAAACTTCTTATGCAGGAGAGAGTGTCTACTTGGTTGATTTCTCAGATCTAGCTCAAGCTCCAGCAGATATTATGGAGGCTACTATTTTAGGGATTTATGACCATCATAAACTAGGTGATATAACTACTTCAACCCCATTAGAGTGTTGGATACGGCCTATTGGCAGTTCAAACACTGTTATAAAAGAAGCATATGATTATCACGGTATAGATATTCCAAAAGATATAGCAGGGATGATGATGTGTGCTATACTTAGTGATACCGTTATCTTTAAGTCTCCAACTTGTACAAAACTAGATACAAAAGTAGTTAAAGAGTTAGCTAAAATAGCGGATATTGAGGATTATAAAGCCCTTGGCATGGAGATGTTTATAGTAAAATCAGCTGTAGAAGGAGCTAGTGCAAGAGAGCTAAATACTCGTGACTATAAAGAGTTTGTTATGGGCAGTGATAAGCTTGGAGTTGGACAACTTGAAGTGGTTGACTTGAGTGTTTTTGATGGGATTAAAAATGACCTATTTGAAGATATGAAAAAACTAAAAGAGCAGAACAATCTTCATAGTGTTATCATTCTTCTCACTGACATTATGAGAGAAGGCTCTCAAATGCTAGTTATTAGTGATGATGATAGTAAAATTGAGCGTGCATTTAAGTGCAAACTTGAGAACTCACAAGCGTGGCTTGATGGAGTTTTAAGCCGTAAAAAGCAGGTTATTCCATTTCTTCAAGCACAGTTTTAA